One segment of Sesamum indicum cultivar Zhongzhi No. 13 linkage group LG4, S_indicum_v1.0, whole genome shotgun sequence DNA contains the following:
- the LOC105160576 gene encoding protein EXORDIUM-like 3, translating to MMMPPAHPLTAALALAPLFFIVLLFFFSGPVVCWRPWPNAQPNSNDFLFGGSKKYEGSSEFVSLKYHMGPVLTANITVYPIWYGKWRSSQKRIIREFIGSISAPDTKPPSVAGWWKTVRLYTDQTGANISGTVHIGEEKNDRFYSHGKSLTRLSVQSVIKSAVSASTRPLPVNPKSGVYLLLTSDDVYVQDFCNNVCGFHYFTFPSIVGYTLPYAWVGNSAKLCPGVCAYPFAVPNYIPGLKAVKSPNGDVGVDAMISVIAHEIAELATNPLVNAWYAGQDPVFPVEIADLCEGIYGTGGGGSYTGQMLNDKDGATYNMNGIRRRFLVQWVWNHMVNYCTGPNALD from the coding sequence ATGATGATGCCTCCGGCACACCCCCTAACGGCGGCGCTTGCTCTCGCGCCTCTCTTCTTTATCGtcctcctttttttcttcagtGGCCCCGTTGTTTGCTGGCGACCATGGCCCAATGCTCAGCCTAACTCCAATGATTTTCTCTTCGGTGGGTCTAAAAAGTACGAGGGTTCATCGGAGTTTGTTAGTTTGAAATATCATATGGGGCCGGTACTCACCGCCAACATTACCGTATACCCCATATGGTACGGCAAGTGGCGGAGCTCCCAGAAGCGGATTATTCGTGAATTCATCGGCTCCATCTCCGCCCCGGACACCAAGCCGCCGTCGGTAGCCGGATGGTGGAAAACTGTCCGGCTCTACACCGATCAAACCGGCGCTAACATCTCAGGAACCGTCCACATCGGCGAGGAGAAAAATGATCGGTTCTACTCTCACGGAAAGTCGCTCACGCGCCTCTCCGTACAATCGGTGATAAAATCTGCGGTGTCCGCCTCGACCCGGCCGCTTCCGGTCAACCCCAAGAGCGGGGTTTACCTCTTGCTCACGTCGGACGACGTGTACGTGCAGGATTTCTGCAACAATGTGTGTGGCTTCCATTACTTCACATTCCCTTCCATTGTCGGGTACACGCTACCTTACGCCTGGGTGGGTAATTCCGCAAAGCTGTGCCCAGGCGTGTGCGCCTACCCGTTCGCCGTACCCAATTACATCCCGGGTCTCAAGGCCGTGAAATCTCCAAACGGCGACGTTGGGGTGGACGCCATGATTAGCGTGATAGCTCATGAGATAGCTGAGCTCGCAACTAACCCATTGGTGAACGCTTGGTATGCGGGTCAGGACCCGGTTTTCCCCGTGGAAATAGCTGATTTATGCGAGGGCATTTACGGAACAGGTGGAGGTGGTTCGTACACCGGGCAGATGCTGAACGACAAGGATGGTGCCACGTACAACATGAACGGGATCCGACGGAGGTTCTTAGTCCAGTGGGTCTGGAACCATATGGTTAATTACTGCACTGGCCCTAATGCACTTGATTAG